A stretch of Leucobacter aridicollis DNA encodes these proteins:
- a CDS encoding helix-turn-helix transcriptional regulator: MDNRAEVREFLTSRRARVTPDEVGLPAGTNRRVEGLRRTEVATLAGVSVEYYTKLERGSISGASPEILDAISKGLRLDDAERAHLFDLAHAASPVARPPRRRNPKSWQPHTSLQWMLDAVTGGPAFVRNGRMDILATNTLARAFYKEVFDMPGRIQGQPPNIARFTFLDERAHDFYPDWEVFADVTVAILRTEAGRDPHNKELHDLIGELSTRSTDFRARWGAHNVRHHGTGFKTFHHAVVGEMTLAYEGMEMESEPGLSITIYAAEPGSESAEKLHLLASWAASEYAAPTRAADVPLTDKKR; this comes from the coding sequence ATGGACAATCGAGCAGAGGTACGCGAGTTCCTGACTTCTCGCCGAGCTCGGGTGACCCCGGACGAGGTGGGGCTGCCCGCCGGCACCAACCGCCGCGTCGAAGGCCTGCGACGCACTGAGGTCGCGACCCTCGCCGGGGTGAGCGTCGAGTACTACACCAAGCTCGAACGAGGCTCGATCAGCGGAGCGTCCCCCGAGATCCTCGACGCGATCTCCAAGGGGCTTCGCCTCGACGACGCCGAGCGCGCCCACCTATTCGATCTCGCCCACGCCGCGAGCCCTGTGGCGCGTCCGCCGCGGCGCAGGAATCCCAAGAGCTGGCAGCCGCATACTAGCCTGCAGTGGATGCTGGACGCGGTGACGGGCGGGCCGGCGTTCGTGCGCAACGGACGGATGGACATCCTCGCGACCAATACCTTGGCGCGTGCGTTCTACAAGGAAGTCTTCGATATGCCTGGCCGGATCCAGGGGCAGCCGCCGAACATCGCCCGCTTCACGTTCCTCGACGAGCGAGCCCACGACTTCTACCCTGACTGGGAGGTGTTCGCCGATGTGACGGTCGCGATCCTGCGCACTGAGGCCGGTCGCGACCCGCACAACAAGGAGCTGCACGATCTCATCGGCGAGCTCTCCACCCGCAGCACCGACTTCCGCGCTCGCTGGGGCGCGCACAACGTCCGCCATCACGGCACGGGGTTCAAGACCTTCCACCATGCGGTGGTCGGCGAGATGACGCTCGCTTACGAGGGCATGGAGATGGAATCCGAGCCGGGGCTGTCGATCACGATCTATGCCGCGGAACCAGGATCGGAGTCGGCGGAGAAACTGCATCTGCTCGCCTCCTGGGCTGCCAGCGAGTACGCAGCGCCCACACGGGCCGCAGACGTTCCCCTTACCGATAAAAAGAGGTAG
- a CDS encoding cyclophilin-like fold protein has product MEKINYPPRRFGATGNAGMAPEVGDLFSCVPWSNLGFFYETGLLGQSRDLIRLGTTDDLEAVMELEGTAVTIDIAEWAGETAALATSFYR; this is encoded by the coding sequence ATGGAAAAGATCAACTATCCGCCACGGAGGTTCGGCGCCACGGGCAACGCGGGGATGGCACCTGAGGTCGGCGATCTATTCTCCTGCGTACCGTGGAGCAACTTGGGCTTCTTCTACGAGACCGGATTGCTCGGCCAGTCCCGAGATCTCATCCGGCTGGGAACGACCGATGACCTCGAGGCAGTCATGGAGCTCGAGGGGACGGCAGTGACGATCGATATCGCGGAGTGGGCGGGCGAAACGGCGGCGCTCGCTACCTCTTTTTATCGGTAA